One region of Populus trichocarpa isolate Nisqually-1 chromosome 4, P.trichocarpa_v4.1, whole genome shotgun sequence genomic DNA includes:
- the LOC7456770 gene encoding LOW QUALITY PROTEIN: putative CCR4-associated factor 1 homolog 8 (The sequence of the model RefSeq protein was modified relative to this genomic sequence to represent the inferred CDS: inserted 1 base in 1 codon; substituted 1 base at 1 genomic stop codon), translating into MSRLDRALFKYKVMSIDTEFPSSIRDTPRDGSETKRYKDLKFNVDXSQMIQLDITXSDERDTSFGAWEFNFYFDLAEDLCVFESVELLKKNGLDYDKHAREGIYMSGFTKIFTAVLAKHRDLFWATSLGLYDLAYIPGLITHCSIARFTSLLGTVFDRDVDVKYMTRFCEGLCGGELGLSKLANILRIEREGGAHQAGSDSLLTILAFAKVDKVTR; encoded by the exons ATGTCACGACTGGACAGGGCTCTTTTCAAGTACAAAGTGATGTCTATTGACACCGAATTTCCTAGCTCTATACGCGATACACCGAGAGATGGGTCTGAGACAAAGAGATACAAAGACTTGAAGTTCAACGTTG GTTCTCAAATGATCCAATTGGATATCACATAGTCTGATGAGAGGGACACTAGTTTTGGGGCATGGGAATTCAACTTCTATTTCGATCTTGCTGAGGATTTGTGTGTTTTTGAGTCCGTGGAACTCTTAAAAAAGAATGGTTTGGACTATGACAAACATGCAAGGGAAGGTATTTACATGTCTGGGTTTACCAAGATTTTCACAGCTGTTCTTGCAAAACACAGGGATTTGTTCTGGGCTACTTCTCTTGGCCTGTATGATCTAGCCTATATACCGGGGTTGATCACCCATTGCTCCATTGCCAGATTCACTTCCCTCCTTGGCACTGTATTCGACAGAGATGTGGATGTTAAGTACATGACCAGATTTTGTGAAGGGCTCTGTGGTGGTGAATTGGGTTTGTCCAAATTGGCTAACATATTGAGGATTGAGAGAGAGGGTGGAGCACACCAAGCAGGATCAGATAGTTTATTGACCATCCTAGCTTTCGCCAAAGTAGACAAAGTTACAAGGTAA